One window of Marinitoga litoralis genomic DNA carries:
- a CDS encoding TetR/AcrR family transcriptional regulator: MKKSVKEKIIDSAIELFSKQWYETVSVAEICRNAGLSNGVFYNYFKNKQELFEFLLENLLDIFKKEFYNFNGNTTKEKLVSFFEIVFEAASKYKPLVTIFREGQYRFPKYEKKLRDIYIDILGKILEKDINEVDYIYIIGSLRFLAIMSSYGWVNLDKDVFYNLIFKGIFEGEIEHDIFNKISIEECVEEELNTKQLLINAGIELFGQKGFHKVKIFEITNHVNLAVGTFYIYFSSKEEFLREIVKQISHKTRLFISKNIPNNLNRLEKEIIGIYLFLHFFSKNRNYYEIIRESEFVVNNEVKNYYKAFLDGYLENIENVKYNNNNEMIAMFLMGISHYTGIEYLFENTIKDKNNFLLSLSNYLKNGINMI, translated from the coding sequence ATGAAAAAAAGCGTAAAAGAAAAAATCATAGATTCCGCAATAGAATTATTTTCAAAACAATGGTATGAAACTGTATCAGTGGCTGAAATTTGCAGAAATGCTGGATTATCTAATGGAGTATTTTATAATTATTTTAAGAATAAACAAGAATTATTTGAATTTTTATTAGAAAACTTACTAGATATATTTAAAAAAGAATTTTATAATTTTAATGGAAATACAACAAAAGAGAAATTAGTATCTTTTTTTGAAATAGTATTTGAAGCTGCAAGCAAATACAAACCACTTGTTACTATTTTTAGAGAAGGACAATATAGATTTCCAAAATATGAAAAAAAGCTAAGAGATATATATATCGATATTTTAGGGAAGATATTAGAAAAAGATATTAATGAAGTAGATTATATATATATTATTGGTAGTTTAAGATTTTTAGCTATAATGTCATCATATGGTTGGGTTAATTTAGATAAAGATGTATTTTATAATTTAATTTTTAAAGGAATTTTTGAAGGAGAAATAGAACATGATATATTTAATAAAATATCTATTGAAGAATGTGTTGAAGAAGAATTAAATACAAAACAATTATTAATAAATGCTGGTATAGAACTTTTTGGTCAAAAAGGATTTCATAAGGTGAAAATATTTGAAATAACAAACCATGTAAATTTAGCTGTTGGTACATTTTACATATACTTTTCTAGTAAAGAAGAATTCTTAAGAGAAATTGTAAAACAAATAAGTCATAAAACGAGGTTATTTATTTCAAAAAATATTCCAAATAATTTAAACAGATTAGAAAAAGAAATTATTGGCATTTACTTATTCTTACATTTCTTTTCTAAAAATAGAAATTATTATGAAATTATTAGAGAATCTGAATTTGTTGTAAATAATGAAGTAAAGAATTATTATAAAGCTTTTTTAGATGGGTATTTAGAAAATATTGAGAATGTAAAATATAATAATAATAATGAAATGATTGCAATGTTCCTAATGGGGATTTCTCATTATACTGGTATCGAATATTTATTTGAAAATACTATAAAAGATAAAAATAATTTTTTATTATCACTCTCAAATTACCTCAAAAATGGTATAAATATGATATAA
- a CDS encoding LysE family translocator, which produces MNWLAFLSLVIIASWTPGPNNILSMAHSGKYGYKKTVPFLLGVSTGFFIVLIISGLFNYWLYEIMPKIKFVIGTIGFLYLLYLAYVILKSSSDNNHSNEKETGLVNYKTGVLMQFINPKAILFSITITGTFIIQAYNSISMLIILSAFLGFVAFLATSTWGIMGSILNRFLSKYEKIFNITMAVLLVYTAFSVIGVF; this is translated from the coding sequence ATGAATTGGTTGGCTTTTTTATCTTTAGTTATTATTGCTTCTTGGACACCTGGTCCAAATAATATTTTATCAATGGCTCATTCTGGAAAATATGGATACAAAAAGACTGTTCCGTTTTTATTAGGAGTAAGTACTGGCTTTTTTATTGTTTTAATTATTAGTGGTTTATTCAATTATTGGTTATATGAAATAATGCCTAAAATAAAATTTGTTATAGGAACTATTGGATTTTTATATTTATTATATTTAGCTTATGTTATATTAAAAAGTTCTTCGGACAATAATCATTCCAATGAAAAAGAAACAGGTTTAGTCAACTATAAGACAGGAGTACTCATGCAATTTATCAACCCTAAAGCTATTCTTTTTTCAATAACAATTACAGGAACCTTTATTATTCAAGCATATAATTCAATATCTATGCTAATTATATTGTCAGCCTTTTTAGGCTTTGTTGCATTTTTAGCAACATCTACCTGGGGAATAATGGGATCAATACTTAATAGATTCTTATCTAAATATGAAAAGATATTTAATATAACTATGGCTGTATTATTAGTATATACTGCTTTTTCAGTAATAGGTGTGTTTTAA
- a CDS encoding alpha/beta fold hydrolase, translated as MKQSLYILLIGILIGILFFSKPFILLIFSSILIFSISSLGLNIISGYAGQISIGHGAFMAIGAYTTSYLTINYNLPFTINLIIAILLSSILGLLIGLPALRLKGFYLAIATMAFGIAIEQLIGAIEIFGGHIGIRNIPPLIKNDFGMYIINLFFYVTLTYLISNIINSPIGLKYKMVRESEVASKAYGINISYVKLHAFVISAILGGISGTLYAHTLGYISPTDFGLSTSLNLLAMIIIGGMSTIYGSLIGASIITGLPFLFSRSSIPMSLIFGTLLIIFVLFFPRGIIYGLIMTYYKYLEIPYVKIKKSIWRRKSMNEKYIEINNKKICYYENGKGKPVIMIHGNFASARWYQKVMNIDGFHTYALDLPNFGRSDRIEKCDIDLYADYLKIFMDKLNIEKAIIVGHSLGGAVSQSLSYRYPEKSEKMILIDSAPIDGLKTPEEYYPILEMYKGNKTLLKKALSGIMPENKDEKLLDELTNEALLMKEECFTGNARALERINYTDIAKNYKNKVLFIVGKKDLLITEEMAKNTIKYLKGELKVFDHIGHSIIVEDPELFKEVLINF; from the coding sequence ATGAAGCAATCATTATATATTTTATTGATAGGAATATTAATAGGAATTTTATTTTTTTCTAAACCATTTATTTTATTAATATTTTCGAGTATTTTGATATTTTCAATATCGTCATTGGGTTTAAATATAATTTCTGGCTATGCTGGTCAAATATCAATTGGTCATGGTGCTTTTATGGCTATTGGTGCTTATACTACATCTTATTTAACTATAAATTATAATTTACCTTTTACTATTAATTTGATTATAGCAATACTGCTTTCGTCTATTCTTGGATTATTAATAGGATTACCTGCCTTAAGATTAAAAGGATTCTATTTAGCTATTGCAACAATGGCTTTTGGAATTGCGATTGAACAATTAATAGGAGCAATAGAAATATTTGGAGGTCATATTGGTATTAGAAATATTCCTCCTTTAATAAAAAATGATTTTGGAATGTATATAATAAATTTATTCTTTTATGTTACTTTGACTTATTTAATAAGTAATATTATTAATTCACCTATTGGTTTAAAGTATAAGATGGTTAGGGAAAGCGAAGTAGCTTCTAAAGCATATGGTATAAATATATCATATGTTAAATTACATGCATTTGTCATTAGTGCAATATTAGGGGGTATTTCAGGAACATTATACGCTCACACTTTAGGCTATATATCCCCAACAGATTTTGGATTATCAACTTCATTAAATTTATTAGCTATGATAATTATTGGAGGTATGTCAACAATTTATGGTAGTTTAATTGGAGCATCAATTATAACAGGATTACCATTTTTATTTTCTCGTTCTTCCATTCCAATGTCTTTGATTTTTGGTACATTATTAATTATTTTTGTATTATTCTTCCCAAGAGGTATTATATATGGATTAATAATGACTTATTATAAATATTTAGAAATACCATATGTTAAAATCAAAAAAAGTATATGGAGGCGAAAGAGCATGAATGAAAAATATATTGAAATTAACAATAAGAAAATTTGTTATTATGAAAATGGTAAAGGAAAACCTGTTATAATGATACATGGAAATTTTGCATCTGCTCGCTGGTATCAAAAAGTAATGAATATTGATGGATTTCATACATATGCATTAGACTTGCCAAATTTTGGTAGAAGTGATAGAATTGAAAAATGTGATATAGACTTATATGCAGATTATCTAAAAATTTTTATGGATAAATTAAATATCGAAAAGGCTATTATTGTTGGACATTCTTTAGGAGGTGCTGTTTCTCAATCTTTGAGCTATAGATATCCTGAAAAATCAGAAAAAATGATTTTAATTGATTCAGCACCTATTGATGGATTAAAAACTCCAGAAGAATACTATCCTATTTTAGAAATGTATAAAGGTAATAAAACTCTACTTAAAAAAGCTTTAAGTGGTATAATGCCAGAAAATAAAGACGAAAAATTACTTGATGAATTAACTAATGAAGCACTGTTAATGAAAGAAGAGTGTTTTACTGGTAATGCTCGTGCTTTAGAAAGAATAAATTATACAGATATAGCAAAAAATTATAAAAATAAGGTTTTATTTATTGTTGGCAAAAAAGATCTTTTAATAACTGAAGAAATGGCTAAAAATACTATTAAATATTTAAAAGGTGAATTAAAAGTATTTGATCATATTGGACATTCAATAATTGTTGAAGATCCTGAATTATTCAAAGAGGTGCTTATAAACTTTTAA
- a CDS encoding magnesium transporter CorA family protein, which translates to MVKFYSRIEHKLVEAKSFSQDALIKVVNPSQDEIHMLSSLLNFDPDFINDSLDEDERSRIEIDEDTILLILKVPMRNHEDEKIPYKTVSLGIIIGKNYILLSMKQEIDFIEKMIESGLLNPHKKSKMIFQIFFKNAKLFLDYLKEINKTIDRVEEELHRSMKNYELETLMYLEKSLVYFTTSLRSNEIMMEKLLKGKILDLYEDDEDLLEDTLIENRQAIEVTNIYSNILSGMMDAYASVISNNLNIVMKILTVVTILLQVPTILTSFYGMNIKLPFQENPLAYINIIISSIIIMIMTYLWFKGKKWL; encoded by the coding sequence ATGGTAAAATTTTACAGCAGAATAGAACATAAATTAGTGGAGGCAAAAAGCTTTTCCCAAGATGCATTAATTAAGGTGGTAAATCCATCTCAAGATGAGATACATATGTTATCAAGTTTGCTAAATTTTGATCCTGATTTTATTAATGATTCGTTGGATGAAGATGAAAGATCACGTATTGAAATTGATGAAGATACAATTTTATTAATTTTAAAAGTTCCAATGAGAAATCATGAAGACGAAAAAATTCCATATAAAACTGTTTCATTAGGGATTATTATTGGAAAAAATTATATATTACTTTCAATGAAACAAGAAATCGATTTTATTGAAAAAATGATTGAAAGTGGTCTTTTAAATCCACATAAAAAAAGTAAAATGATTTTCCAAATATTCTTTAAAAATGCAAAGTTATTCTTAGACTATCTAAAAGAAATCAATAAAACTATTGATAGAGTTGAAGAAGAATTGCATAGATCTATGAAAAACTATGAACTTGAAACTTTAATGTATCTTGAGAAAAGTTTAGTGTACTTCACTACTTCGCTAAGATCTAATGAAATAATGATGGAGAAATTATTAAAAGGTAAAATCCTTGACCTATATGAAGATGATGAAGATTTATTAGAAGACACTTTAATTGAAAATAGGCAAGCTATTGAGGTTACAAATATATATAGTAACATTTTATCAGGTATGATGGATGCTTATGCTTCTGTCATTTCTAACAATTTAAATATTGTGATGAAGATATTAACTGTTGTTACTATACTTCTTCAAGTTCCAACTATATTAACCAGTTTTTATGGAATGAATATAAAACTTCCATTTCAAGAAAATCCATTAGCTTATATAAACATAATTATATCTTCTATTATAATAATGATCATGACTTATTTATGGTTTAAAGGTAAAAAGTGGTTATAA